TCATCTGGTCGGTGAGTTCATGCACCAGATCGGCGAGCTCTGCGCGAGGCATCGACGACGTGTCGCGCTGTTCGTACACTCCCGCACTGACCGACTTCGACACCTCCCCCTGTGCACGGCGACCGCGGCTCGCGTTCCGCCCCGACCCGCCGACATCCACCGTGTCTTCCGCTTCGGCGTACACGGTGTCGAGGATGTCGGCGATCTTCTTCCGAAGCGGCTGAGGATCGACGCCCTTCTCTTTGTTGTAGGCGATCTGCTTGGCACGGCGACGATCCGTCTCTTCGATGGCGTTCTGCATCGAGTCGGTGATCTTGTCGGCATACATGTGGACTTGACCCGACACGTTTCGCGCGGCGCGGCCGATGGTCTGGATCAACGACGTCGTGGAGCGCAGGAAGCCCTCCTTGTCGGCGTCGAGGATCGCGACTAGCGACACTTCGGGGAGGTCGAGACCCTCACGAAGCAGGTTGATCCCGACGAGCACGTCGTATTCACCGCTGCGGAGCTGCCGAAGGAGTTCCACACGACGCAGAGTGTCGACCTCCGAGTGCAGATAGCGGACTCGGATCCCGAGTTCGAGAAGGTAGTCCGTGAGGTCCTCGGACATCTTCTTGGTCAGAGTCGTGACGAGCACACGTTCGTCACGAGCCGTCCGCTCACGGATCTCGTGGACCAGATCGTCGATCTGCCCCTTGGTCGGCTTCACCACGATCTCCGGATCGAGCAGTCCCGTCGGTCGGATCACCTGCTCCACGAACTGGCCGCCCGACTGGCCGAGTTCGTAGGGCCCCGGAGTCGCCGACAGGTACACCGTCTGCCCGATGCGGTCGACGAACTCGTCCCAGGTGAGCGGTCGGTTGTCGACCGCCGACGGGAGTCGGAAGCCGAACTCGACGAGGTTCCGCTTGCGCGACATGTCGCCTTCGTACATCGCCCCGATCTGCGGCACCGTCACGTGCGACTCGTCGATCACGAGAAGGAAGTCGTCCGGAAAGTAGTCGATCAGGGTGGCGGGCGCGGTTCCCGGGCCGCGGCCGTCGATGTGCCGCGAATAGTTCTCGATGCCGGAGCAGAAGCCGACCTGCCGCATCATCTCCAGGTCGTACGACGTGCGCATGCGCAGACGCTGGGCTTCGAGCAGCTTCCCCTTGGCCTCGAGGTCGGCGAGCCGTTCTTCGAGTTCTTTCTCGATGCTCGCCATCGCCTTCTCCATGCGCTCCGGCCCGGCGACATAGTGGGTGGCCGGGAAGATGCGCAGCGAGTCGACCTGCCGGACGACGTCGCCGGTGAGCGGATGAAGGTAGTACAGAGACTCCACCTCGTCGCCGAAGAACTCGATCCGGATCGCGAGTTCCTCGT
This genomic window from Gordonia sp. PDNC005 contains:
- the uvrB gene encoding excinuclease ABC subunit UvrB, which codes for MAFAAERPIVAHSEFRPVGDIERSGADFVVVSEYEPAGDQPTAIADLENRLTAGEKDIVLLGATGTGKSATTAWLIERVQRPTLVMAPNKTLAAQLANELRDMLPNNAVEYFVSYYDYYQPEAYIAQTDTYIEKDSSINDDVERLRHSATSSLLSRRDVVVVASVSCIYGLGTPQSYLDRSVELEVGQTIDRDALLRLLVDVQYTRNDMSFTRGGFRVRGDTVEIIPSYEELAIRIEFFGDEVESLYYLHPLTGDVVRQVDSLRIFPATHYVAGPERMEKAMASIEKELEERLADLEAKGKLLEAQRLRMRTSYDLEMMRQVGFCSGIENYSRHIDGRGPGTAPATLIDYFPDDFLLVIDESHVTVPQIGAMYEGDMSRKRNLVEFGFRLPSAVDNRPLTWDEFVDRIGQTVYLSATPGPYELGQSGGQFVEQVIRPTGLLDPEIVVKPTKGQIDDLVHEIRERTARDERVLVTTLTKKMSEDLTDYLLELGIRVRYLHSEVDTLRRVELLRQLRSGEYDVLVGINLLREGLDLPEVSLVAILDADKEGFLRSTTSLIQTIGRAARNVSGQVHMYADKITDSMQNAIEETDRRRAKQIAYNKEKGVDPQPLRKKIADILDTVYAEAEDTVDVGGSGRNASRGRRAQGEVSKSVSAGVYEQRDTSSMPRAELADLVHELTDQMMNAARDLQFELAGRLRDEIADLKKELRGMDAAGIK